TCTTTCATCAGGTATTCGCCACTATAGGAAGCACTCGCCTTGCCGTCGAAGAGTTGATCCAGTTCAGTGAGTACCGCATTCACGATCGCCTGTTCTGATCCCAGACTGTAATAATACTCAGCCGATTCTCCTGTTGATAGTAAGCCAAATACTTTGTCCTCCGCTTCTTTTTGGTAGGCAACGTCGTAATAGGTTTTTTCTCCGCTATTGGTCTCTACTTCAATTGCGTCAGGGTAAAACTTGTTAGAAAACTTTAAGAAAAGCTTAAAGCCTGGCAGAAACGCTACTGACTGAATAGCTGCTTGTTTCTGCTGCGTCAGTTCAGGAATAAACCGAATGTAGTTTGCTTTCAGAACGCCAATGGAAACGGTTGAAATAACCTTATCAGCGAGGTATTGCTGTCCGTTAAGGGTTGTGACGATCACTTTATTACCTGAGTAATCAATAGCTGTAACCGGTGAGTTATAGATAATCTTACTTTCAACATGACTAGCGAAATGCTCTTGTACAAAAGAAAACCATGTTGAATTTTTGAATTTGTATTCCGGGTAACTCCACTGGATCAGCTTGAGTAAATAAGAGGGTACTTTTTCGTAAACACCGTCGTCCAGTGAGTACACATCGGAAGGGGAGTAGCGAATTAGTTCTC
The DNA window shown above is from Aliamphritea ceti and carries:
- a CDS encoding flavin monoamine oxidase family protein; translation: MKKILAVLTVILTLTFYTAHSFGEGWLTDWMDSSPETLITTVNHDFEGNVIIIGAGAAGMAAATVLEKNGIDYSILEATSRYGGRLEQNTRFADFPIDLGAEWIHQDKSILNRLTGKPETSPASRELIRYSPSDVYSLDDGVYEKVPSYLLKLIQWSYPEYKFKNSTWFSFVQEHFASHVESKIIYNSPVTAIDYSGNKVIVTTLNGQQYLADKVISTVSIGVLKANYIRFIPELTQQKQAAIQSVAFLPGFKLFLKFSNKFYPDAIEVETNSGEKTYYDVAYQKEAEDKVFGLLSTGESAEYYYSLGSEQAIVNAVLTELDQLFDGKASASYSGEYLMKDWGKAQFTLGTWTDQYKDESLIEALQAPLSNKVYFAGETFDRYGQNSTVQGAVISGYSAAYQILE